In Candidatus Thermoplasmatota archaeon, a single window of DNA contains:
- the purM gene encoding phosphoribosylformylglycinamidine cyclo-ligase has translation MPKRMTYAQAGVDIDKKSRSISALVEHLKFKREGLGAPIDLPGHFTGLIDFGDYALTLCTDGVGTKLLVADAMRKWDTIGIDCIAMNVNDTICVGSEPIGFVDYIAIERPDRKVTSEVGKGLERGAEMSNMTIVGGEIAVLPELVKGFDLAGTCLGMVKKDEIITGDAIKPGDALIGLPSSGIHSNGLTLARRIFESNHIGYKENVKGLKRSVGMELLEPTTIYVRQVLKLIDRFDVEGMANITGGGLRNLIRLKKGIGFEIEDPMRPNPIFDVMQELGNVADSEMYQTFNMGMGYCMVVRERESSDVVKAAGKGAKVVGHAVRSNRVTVPGLGLKYSKY, from the coding sequence ATGCCCAAGAGGATGACTTACGCCCAAGCCGGCGTCGACATTGACAAGAAATCCAGAAGCATCTCAGCTCTGGTCGAGCATCTGAAATTCAAGAGGGAGGGGCTCGGAGCCCCGATCGATCTGCCAGGCCATTTCACTGGCCTCATAGACTTCGGGGACTATGCCCTGACGCTTTGCACGGATGGCGTGGGGACGAAGCTACTGGTGGCAGACGCAATGCGCAAATGGGACACGATCGGCATCGACTGCATCGCAATGAACGTCAACGACACCATCTGCGTGGGCTCTGAACCGATAGGGTTCGTGGATTACATAGCGATCGAGAGGCCTGACAGGAAGGTCACTTCCGAGGTGGGCAAGGGGCTGGAGCGCGGAGCCGAGATGTCGAACATGACCATCGTTGGCGGAGAGATCGCTGTCCTTCCGGAGCTCGTGAAGGGGTTCGACCTGGCAGGCACTTGCCTCGGGATGGTCAAGAAGGACGAAATCATCACAGGAGACGCAATCAAACCAGGCGATGCGTTGATCGGATTGCCGAGCTCGGGGATTCATTCCAACGGCCTGACCCTGGCGAGGAGGATATTCGAGAGCAACCATATCGGATACAAAGAGAATGTGAAGGGGCTCAAGAGATCCGTCGGAATGGAACTCCTGGAGCCCACGACGATCTATGTGAGACAGGTCCTGAAGCTGATCGACAGGTTCGACGTCGAAGGCATGGCGAACATAACCGGCGGAGGCCTTAGGAATCTGATTCGGCTCAAGAAGGGCATCGGATTCGAGATCGAGGACCCCATGAGACCGAACCCGATATTCGATGTGATGCAGGAGCTCGGCAACGTCGCAGACAGTGAGATGTACCAGACATTCAACATGGGCATGGGTTACTGCATGGTCGTGCGTGAAAGGGAATCCTCAGATGTTGTCAAGGCTGCAGGCAAGGGAGCGAAGGTCGTCGGACATGCAGTCCGGTCGAACAGAGTTACTGTTCCTGGCCTCGGCCTCAAGTACTCCAAGTACTGA
- a CDS encoding cytochrome B5, whose amino-acid sequence MREYTRDELAKANGQNGAPILVAVNGNVYDVSRSDSWTGGFHQDLHNSGRDLTSAMDDAPHDESVVERYPLIGTLKKD is encoded by the coding sequence ATGCGTGAATACACAAGGGACGAGCTAGCTAAGGCCAACGGTCAGAACGGAGCACCGATACTTGTCGCGGTGAACGGCAATGTGTACGACGTATCCCGGAGCGATTCATGGACGGGCGGGTTCCACCAGGACCTTCACAACTCAGGTCGGGATCTGACATCCGCCATGGACGACGCGCCCCACGACGAGAGCGTGGTCGAGAGATATCCTCTGATCGGGACGCTGAAGAAGGACTAG
- a CDS encoding GYD domain-containing protein, with translation MSLYVVLSRLTDEGRKTLKEKPDRLKEVNAEIGKMGAKVLHQYALLGKYDFLNILEAPDNKTIAKVMVELGSRGTLETMTLSALPIDEFLSALKK, from the coding sequence ATGAGCTTGTATGTGGTATTGTCCAGACTCACGGACGAGGGGAGGAAGACTCTCAAGGAGAAGCCTGACCGATTGAAGGAAGTCAATGCGGAGATTGGGAAGATGGGGGCGAAAGTGCTCCATCAGTACGCGTTGCTGGGTAAGTACGATTTCCTGAACATACTGGAGGCTCCGGACAACAAGACCATTGCGAAGGTCATGGTCGAGCTGGGCTCAAGGGGCACGCTCGAGACGATGACGTTGTCTGCATTGCCAATCGACGAGTTCCTTAGCGCCCTGAAGAAGTGA
- a CDS encoding DUF531 domain-containing protein — MPGRVTIGLFNSYDPVKFHESHRRALARAGPLALAFDCNLATFGFPYDKELSTPVEIANWVSTTTSIGESGKYLIELAQKGRFSAFGFPKKGFPPQLGEVVITTRKPAKDRAVSTADTRALFKSGRSILLLFGLGPHGLPKEIFVLSQKHLDVTNRGLSLETCTALGAVVGSLMAE, encoded by the coding sequence TCAAGTTCCACGAATCCCACAGAAGAGCGCTGGCGAGAGCCGGGCCGCTCGCGCTGGCATTCGACTGCAACCTTGCGACCTTCGGCTTTCCGTACGACAAAGAGTTATCCACGCCCGTCGAGATCGCGAACTGGGTCTCGACCACGACGAGCATAGGCGAGAGTGGCAAGTACCTGATCGAACTCGCCCAAAAGGGGAGATTCTCCGCGTTCGGTTTCCCGAAGAAAGGTTTCCCGCCGCAACTCGGAGAGGTCGTCATCACCACGAGGAAGCCAGCTAAGGACAGAGCGGTCTCTACAGCCGACACCAGAGCGCTCTTCAAGTCAGGAAGATCGATCCTACTACTGTTCGGCCTCGGCCCGCACGGTTTGCCGAAGGAGATTTTCGTTCTTAGCCAGAAGCATCTCGATGTGACAAATCGCGGATTGTCGCTCGAGACCTGCACAGCTCTCGGTGCAGTGGTCGGCTCCCTTATGGCCGAGTGA